The following nucleotide sequence is from Aneurinibacillus soli.
GGCAGTATCTTCCGCTGGGTGATGGCAACCTACTGCGGCCTGGTTATTTTCTCTACGCTTTATCTGGAGATTCACTGGGTGCTTGATGTGATTGCCGGCATGGTGCTTGGTTACACCACTGTCAAACTGGTCGACTTCCTGTATGCTTTTGCAGCACGTCGAATCGAGGCACGGAAAAAGAATGCGGCACTGATCCCGATTCCGACCGCAGTTTCCACGCAAGACACATCGAATCTATAGTTTCTCTACTCAAAAAGACTTTTCGCTCGAAGCGAAAAGTCTTTTATTTCTTCCTCACGATAAATCCATACACATCCGCTGGATACGTCTCGACCTGACATATCAGCTTACCTACCTCAATAATCTCCAGCTCGTCACTACACTTGCAACACCGCTGCAATAACGCATAGGATTCTGCAGCTTCCCTCTCCCCCTGATTAGCAATCCGTAATTCACCTCCGCTCTCCGTCAGCGCAAGCGCACGATCATATATATCCTGCGGCCGGTACGCACCAGGAGACAATCCCCATAACAAAAGCGGTTCTGCGAATACAAATGGGAACAACAATGTCACAGTTCGAGCAGATAGTAGCTTCGCTTCCAGCACATCATCTACCATATACGTACTTTCTGTCCGCGCCGCATGATACATCGCATGATCATACCGACTGTACCCGTCCCGATACACGCGATAGCCGTCCAGTTCAACACCAGAAAGCGAAGCATGTGCATCCCCTCCCGCCGCCTGTATGGCCCGGAATGCATACGCATAGTCAAAATTTTTGCTTCCAATATCCAGCCACGAACCCGGTCGGTGAATCTCCCCTACTCGTCTTCCAAATTGATCCAGCCAATCCAACACAAGTACATTGCGCCGAAATAGTGCTTCATCCATCTCCCGCGCCCATGTCTGCACCGTTGGATATGCGGTACATAACTGATTAAATCGGTTTCGGACTTCTCCCGTATAGGAGATACTCACCCCCGGATGCACAATCCGATAACCTGAACGACTCCAGCGTATACGTGAGCGCAGCTTGAAAAACAGCGGATTTAACAACCGATGCAACAACATTTTCTCATCTTCCTCCTCCCCATCCATCTCCACAAAAAAACCGGAGGCGATATACGCACTCCGGTTGCCTGCATTCTATTATACAATTATTGTCCAACTATGGAAGGTTCCATCGGTGCAAGCTTGGCAACCAATTCCTGAATGTCTTCCTCACCTACATTAAACTCTTTTAACGATGCAACAAGATGATTCACAATCGCCATGAACTGATCGTGTTGAATGTTCATGCCTTGATGCGCTTTCTCCATGCTTTGGCCGCTATATTGATTCGGGCCACCCGTTGCAAAAGAGATAAACATTGCTTGATGACGGCGCTGTTTCTCCATATCCGTGTTATCAAAAAAATGCGCGACGGTCTCATCAGCTAGAATACGTTTATAAAAAACATCCACAACCTGCTGAATTGCTTCCTGTCCACCGAGTCTTTCGTATAAAGATGCCATCTATGAACGCTCCTTTTCACTATTTACTGTGTGTTTACCTCTGTAGTGTACCCATAGAAGCTCGTTTTTACAGTGACATTTATCACACCGTGTCCCATTCTTATTTCTGCCCAAACAAACGGCGCAAGTTTTCCGTATACGGTGCACGGACGATTCCTTTCTCCGTAATAACAGCCGTCACATATTCATTTGGCGTTACATCAAACGCGGGATTATACACTTTAATATCAGCCGGTGCTACCTGGCGTCCAAGACCGCGAATGATTTCATCCGCTTCACGCTCTTCAATCGGGATTTGCTCTCCGGTCGGAGTGCCAAGATCAATCGAAGATAGAGGAGCTGCCACATAAAATGGGATGTTGTGCGCTTTTGCAAGCACCGCAAGTCCGTATGTGCCGATTTTATTTGCTACGTCGCCGTTTGCCGCCACGCGGTCTGTGCCGACAATGACCGCCTGCACCCAGCCATTGCCCATTACTTTTGCCGCCATATTATCACAAATAAGCGTTACATCAATACCGGCCTGCTGCAACTCATACGCAGTAAGGCGCGCACCCTGTAGCACCGGGCGTGTCTCATCCGCAAAGACCTTCAGCCTCCATCCCTTTTCATGCGCAAGATACATCGGCGCCGTTGCTGTACCGTATTTTGCTGTCGCAAGCCCACCAGCGTTGCAGTGGGTTAGCACACCCATGCCATCTTCGAACAACGTAAGCGCATACTCTCCGATTGAGCGGCATACTTCTTCATCTTCTTTCTGAATGCGCTGCGCTTCTGTCAGCAACATCTCTTTCATCTGTTCCGGTGTCTGACCTTCCGCCTGTGCCCGCCGAGCAGTAGCTGTCATACGATCGAGCGCCCAGAACAAATTAACAGCTGTCGGGCGAGACGTAGCGAGATACGCCGCCTGCTTTTTCACTTCTTCAAGCAGTGCTTCAGATGTTTCTGCTTCGCTCTTACGCACCGCCACATACACGCCATACGCTGCGGTAATGCCGATCGCCGGTGCGCCACGTACATTCAGACGTTCGATCGCATCCCACACCTGCTTGACCGTTGTAAGCGTCATATAATCTGTTGTTTCCGGAAGCTTCGTCTGATCAAGCAGAACAAGCTCTCCATTCTCCCATTTGACCGACTGAAGCGGTTCGTATGTTTTGGGCATAATCATTCCCCCTCCTGTATGCTGGCTTCTCATCTCTCCATATAAGCACCACGTTTGACGAACATGTGTAAAATATGGAATAAAACTGACAAAAACGGGTAAACTACTATCAAGTATACTAGATGCAAATTACATCTAGATGAAAATTGTTGGTAGTCACACTGCCGGTTTATACTCACCCTGAGTATACGTCGATATAAACCAGACTGCAAGAAAGGAGGAGATCCCATGACTCAAGCAGAATGGAATGAATGGATTTTCCCAAGTGTATACGAAATCACACACATCATTGCAGAGGCAGTTGAAAGAGCATAGAAGAATCATCTATCCAAAAAGAGGCCCTCTCGTACAGTAACGAGAGAGCCTCTTCTTCTTGCCTGTATAGCTATTCCATTTTCATTACCATCGCTTCGCCTTCTACTACAACTTTACCATTGCTATTCAGCACGTTTGTCTGGAGCTTAATCAGCTTTTTATCATCGCGCTTCTCGAGCACTTCCGCAACTACCGTAATCGTATCGCCAATTTTAACAGGTGCTTTAAACTTCAAGTTTTGCGACAAATAAATCGTATTTGTCCCTGGCAACTGCGTCCCTAGTATCGTAGAGATATAACTCGCTGTCAGCATACCATGCGCAATACGCCCTTTAAAAAACGTCGTCTTGGCAAATTCATCATCCAGATGAATCGGATTCACATCGCCGGTCAGCTCCGCAAATGCCACAATATCTTGGTCTTCAATTGTCCGTACAAGCTCCGCTTTATCTCCTACATGAATGTCCGCATATGACTTTTCGACTACGTTTTTTGATTGTTCGTATATATTCATGTTTCCTCTCCTTATTTTCTCTTTTTTCAGACAAAATTCGACACGATGGCATGGAAAATCCCCCTGGCTCCCAGGGGGCTATAGTTGTTACTTAAACAAGTTTATTGTATTGTTTTTGTTAGCTTCGAGGGAATTGATTAATCCTTTTTGCGTTGATTTTACCTGACCCAGGAAATTGTCCACCAGATTTTGCACTTCTTCTCGTGTGCGCTGCTGTTGTTCAATCAGGCTTTTAACAGACAGTTCAAGCTGCTCCTGAGATTTGTTAATCACATTGATGCTCGCTTTGCCTGGTGTCCATGTAAGTTGCTGAATACGAGATGAGATTTCATCCAGACGTCCCAGCCAATCTTGAACGATCTGTCCCGCCTGCTCGCCCCCTACATTTTTCACATTGCTCTGATATGTGAACTTTGCTTCTTCCAGGAATTTTTTTAGTTCCTGTTCTGTTTTTTCGATATTTTCTGCCGTCTTTGTCCACAGCTCTTTTTGACGATCGAGCGTCTGCAGTGTAATGTTCTCAATCTCACGCTGATACGCGTATATTGTTTTTACACTGTTCATCCAGCCATCCCACACCGCATCTACAATATTAGGGTTCTGTTGTGTTGTCGCTTGCACTGTAACCGACTCCTTCTCCGCTTTTTTGTTTACTGCCATCAGGTCAAATCCTCCTTATGAAATAAGTGAGTAACAACATGTATATGGTGACTGCAGCAAAGCTGCGGACCCGCGTAACGGCTTACTTCTCTTCTTTCGACTGGTCCGGTTTCGATGGTATAAAGAATCCGGCATACATGTTGAAAAAACGGTCCAGCATGAGCTGATACTGCTCAAGTGATGACGCCCAGGTATTCAAATACTGTTCCCCGGCATCGGTCAGGGAATAAATTCGCTTGGCAGGTCCCCCTGTGGACGTATCCCATTCTGACTTTACCATGTTCTCCTTCTCCAGCTGCCGGAGTGTCCGGTATACATTCCCCTGATCAATAGAAGGGAAGCCAAACTTGATAAGCTGTTGAATCAACTCATAGCCATGCACATTCCAACCGCGCAGGCTAAGAAGAAGAAATGGAACCATCAAGTTCTTTGGTGTACTGTTAATGGTTTTTTCTTCTCTGGCTGACTGATCAGACTGAGAATTATCTTCACGAGCTGACATGTGTATCACCTTCAAATCTGTAAATATCTCTTATGTGTAATTTACACCTATGGAATGATTTTGTCAAACATTTCTAATAAAAAAATTATCTTTATTACTTTAGTCTCATATGTGACGAAAATGTAAAAAAAGATCGTAATTTATCGAATCTTTCTATATTGAGTTACCTTCCGCCGTTCTCTATACTTTACATGAAAGTATTTTTTATACATATTTTCCCCTACCACTCATACAGATGATAGGGTGAACTAATTCAGGAGAGGAGATGAAGAAGTGAACAACAAAATGCCGTTCGACCCGTTCGCCATGTGGAAAGACATGTACGACAAAACCGAATCTCATTGGAGTAAAGCTGTCGATGAGTCAATGCGCAAGGAAGACTTTTCCGAATGGATGGGACAATTCCTTAGCATGTATTTGCAGTACCAGAACATGATCAAGCAGTCGACTGAGAATTATCTGGAACAGGCAAATATGCCATCTCGCGCCGACATTTCCAATCTCGCTTCCCTCATTGTTAATCTGGAAGCAAAAGTAGATGACTTGGAAGAAATGATCGAGGAAGATCTCGCCCACCAGATTAACAACTTGAATGTAACCCGTGAAGTAAACCGTTTGAAAACAGATGTTAAAAACCTCGATAAGAAACTTGACGAGGTCATTATCCTGCTTAAGGAAAGCACGACCCGTGAAGTGATATCTCCAGTAGTGGCAGAAGCTGCAGTCACAAAAGAAGTAGCACAGGAAGAAAAGTAGCGTACGCATACAATTCATCTAAGGGGTGTTAAATAGTTATGGTGAAAATAGACGGTAAAGTAGCGATTGTAACAGGAGGATCTCGTGGTATCGGAAGCGCGATTGCAAAGGAGTTGGCGGCACACGGCGTAAAAGTGGTCATCAACTACAATAGCAGTAGTGAAGCAGCCGAAGCGGTTGTTAAAGAAATCGAGCAAGCAGGCGGTACCGCATTTGCTTCCCAGGCAGATGTATCCGACGCCGCTCAGGCACGTGTACTTGTCGAAGAAACAATCGCCAAATTCGGCCAGCTCGATATTCTTGTCAACAATGCGGGCATTACTCGGGACCGCACTTTCCGAAAGATCACCGAGGAAGATTGGAGTAGCGTAATTGATACCAATCTGAGCAGCGTCTACAATACAACGGCTGCTGGACTTGAACACATTCAGAAATCAGATGCAGGACGCATTATCAATATCTCTTCTATCATTGGCCAGGCGGGCGGTTTCGGGCAGACGAACTACGCCGCAGCAAAAGCTGGCATGATCGGCTTCACCAAATCTCTCGCATTAGAACTCGCACGTGGTACAACAACGGTAAACGCAATCTGCCCGGGATTCATCGATACTGAAATGGTACAGGCTATTCCGGATAACGTGCGGGAACAAATCGTTGCCAAAATCCCGCAACGCCGCTTTGGTGCGCCGGAAGAAATCGCACGTGGCGTTCTGTTCCTCTGCCGTGATGGCGAATATATTACCGGACAGCAGTTGAACATCAATGGCGGCATGTACATGTAAGTAAAATATTTTGGTTTATTTTTAATATTCTGGTATAGTTATAGAGAGAACTTATTTCCAGAGGTTGGAGGGAGTACCTAATGTCAACTCCAGTGTTGAAAGATTGGGAAGAGATCCTTAATTCTATGCCCGAGGAAGCGAAGCGCACATACCGCCGCTTCCAGCGTGCAACGGAAGTGCTGACAACCGAAGCAGAGCCACAGGTCGGTCTTACGCCGAAAGAAGTCATTTGGACCAAGAACAAAACAAAGCTGTATCGGTATATGCCGGCAGCACCAAAACAACACAGAATTCCACTGTTAATGGTCTACGCTTTGATTAATAAGCCGTACATTCTGGACTTATCCCCTGGCAACAGTCTCATTGAGTATTTGGTAAATCAGGGATTTGATGTGTATCTGCTTGACTGGGGTACACCGTCTCTGGAAGACCGTAACATGAAGCTGGATGATTACATCATGGATTACATCCCACGCGCCGTACGCAAAGTGTTAAAAACATCCGGTGCCGATGAGGTCTCACTGCTTGGCTATTGCATGGGCGGAACGATGACTTCTATTTTCGCCGCACTGCATCCACATCTGCCGATTCGTAACATTGTCTTTATGACAAGTCCGTTTGATTTCGCTGATGCTGGCTTATTCACGAACTGGCTCGATGAGAAATACTTCAACCTTGATAAAATGGTCGATACGTTAGGTGTAATTCCGCCGGAGATGATTGACTTTGGCAACAAGATGTTGAAACCAATCGTGAATTTCTATGGCCCGTATGTCAGTCTTGTAGACCGAGCGGAGAATGAGAACTTTGTGAACGGTTGGAAGCTGATGCAGAAATGGGTGAATGACGGCATTCCGTTCCCAGGTGAAGCTTTCCGTCAGTGGATTCGTGAATTCTACCAGCACAACAAGCTGCTCAAGGGCGAATTAATTGTCCGGGGACGTCAGGTTGACCTGAGCAATATTACGGCAAATGTCCTCAATATTGCAGCGGAGCGCGACCACATCGCGATCCCACATCAAGTAAAGGCACTAATGAATGTGATTTCCAGTGAAGATAAAACATATGCCGAGATGCCAACCGGCCACGTATCTGTCTGCTTCGGACGTCAAGCAATCAACAAGACGTATCCGACTGTCGGCAACTGGCTAGCTGAGCGTTCGCAATAAGAAATCTGGTTCCAAACGAAAAGAGCTGTCTCAAGCGTCGTAATGACAATTGAGACAGCTCTTTTTTTTTGAAATCAGAAAAAATCATGCTCCACTTCTGGTTCTGCCGGATCAATCCACAGACTCTCTACATTGTTAACAGCATCTTCCACCAGCTTCTCGATATCAAGCGGCACTTCACAGCGCTCCGCTACGTCTACTTTCGGCTTTGTTACCGGTGATTTCGGTACGAACACCGTACAGCAGTCTTCAAACGGCAAAATAGATGTCTCATACGTACCGATCTTATGTGCAATCTCAATGATCTCTTCCTTATCCATTGCCACAAGTGGCCGAATGACCGGTGTATCAATCACATGATTAATCGTGTACATGCTCTCCATCGTCTGCGATGCCACCTGCCCGAGACTTTCGCCTGTCGCAATTGCGAGCGCTCCATTCTTCTCAGCGAGCTTCTCGGCAATACGCATCATAAAACGGCGCATAATCGTAATCGTATAATGTTCTGGACAATGCTTACGAATCTCGGTCTGAATTTCTGTGAACGGCACAATATGAAGCTTCATGCCTCCGCTGTATTTAGACAGAATCCGTGTCAGATCAACCACTTTCTGTTTTGCCCGCTCCGATGTGAACGGATAGCTGTGAAAATGTACCCCCTCAATCCGCACACCCCGGCGCATCGTTTTCCATCCAGCAACCGGGCTATCAATTCCACCTGACAACATCAGCATCGCTTTGCCGCCGCTTCCCGTCGGCAATCCGCCTGCTCCCTTAATGGTACGGCAAGAAATAAACGTACCGTTTGTTCGAATCTCGACAATCAACTCGACATCGGGGTTATGCACATCTACTTTCAGGTCTGGCATATTCCGCAGCACATAGCCACCTACATGACGGTTCATCTCCTGCGAACGATGCGGGAACTGCTTATTTGGACGCTTCGTAATCACTTTAAATGTACGCGGAGCCGGATTAGCATCGAGCATTACCTCAAGCGCTGCTTTTTGAATCACTTCCAGCTCGAACTCTTCGACAAAGCGGACCGGACTAAACGAATGAATCCCGAAAATATTTTGCAGGCGTTCCGCCACTTTTTCATACGGCTCGCCGTGCAAGGACAAATACAAACGGCCAAACGTACGCTCTACCTGTACGTTTGGAAATGAGCCTTTTAAGTTTTTCCGAATATTACGGACAAGCTGTGTTTCGAATTCTCCACGATTGCGCTTTTTCAGCGCCAACTCGCCATAGCGGATTAAAATATGTTCATATTGCATCATTATACCCTCATAATTTTCGCTAGATTTGGTACGATATCTTCGACCGCTGTTAGAAAACAGTCGACTTCCGCTTCTATGTTATCCGCACAGAAGCTGACGCGAAGCGCACTCTTCGCGCGTTCTTCATCTACACCTGCCGCAATCAGGACGCGGGAGGGCTTGTTCTGCTTCGATGAACAGGCTGATCGGGTTGAAACATATATATCGCGCTTCTCAAGTGCATGCAGCACCACTTCTGCCTTCACGCCCGGAAATGAAAAGTTCACAATATGCGGTGCCGCACACGCGTCATCTCGTCCTGGACCGTTCACTGCACAATACGCAAGCGGCGTCAAACCGTCAATCAACCGCTGGCGCAGCTTTCTCATATGCTTTGCGTGGGCGGCTATTTTTTCATGCTGTAAGCGCATCGCTTTTGCCATCGCCACAATGCCTGGCACATTTTCCGTACCGGAGCGAACTCCACCTTCCTGTCCTCCTCCGATCACAAGCGGCGACAACTTAAGGCCACGCCGAATATACAGCAATCCGCAACCACGCAGCCCGTGAAACTTATGCGCTGATAACGACAGTAAATCCACGCCCCATTGCCCCGGCTTAAGCGATAGCTTACCGAAGCTTTGCACTGCATCCACATGGAAGACGACTTTTGGATAATCTGCCAACATCTTGCCGATCTCTTCAATTGGCTGTACAGTTCCAAGCTCACTATTTACATGCATGATGGATACAAGAATCGTATCATCACGCAGCGCTTGCTTCACATCTTCTGGATGCACACGCCCTTTACTATCTGTCGGCACGTACGTAATACTGTATCCCATCTCTTCAAGCTGTCGACACGTTTCATATACAGAAGCATGCTCAACCTGACTTGTGATAATATGCTTGCCGCGCCCTCGATGCTGCCAGGCAACCCCTTTGAGTGCTGTATTATTACTCTCGGTACCACCAGATGTAAAGACGATCTCCCCTGGCTGTACGCTCAAGCAATCCGCAGCTACTTTACGCGCCTGCTCTAACAGCTGAGCTGCTTTCCCACCAAGATCATGCAAAGAGGACGGATTGCCAAAGAAACGGCTCGCCGCATCTGCAAACGCGCGAACGACATCCGGATGCGGCTGTGTTGTGGCACTGTTATCAAAATAAATCATTGCTTCTCCTTCTTTATTGCCAGCTTTTCTTATCTTAGTATAGCCGGAGTGTTTCAGAAAAAATTTCACCCTTTATCATACCATATTTTCTCGCTATAGGAAGTCACAAAGCATTTCCGATCATATTATTCAATTGTCAAAAAATTCTTTCTTTATTGAAAGCGATTACATTAAAAACGGCTATTTACAATACAAAGTACAACTGTTATTATAATTTTCAACCAATTATAAAAACAAATATAGCCACGCCGCAAGTTAAGCGGCTACTCGCTATACTTATTTTTGTCAGAATATTATAACAAAAGGAGAGAGTAAACATGACAGTGATGGTGGAAGTAAAAAAATTAAAACAGATGGAAGAAGAAATTGCACGGCTGCAACGGGAATTACATGCGATGCAATCCGCTCCGGCGCATGGATTTGAACCGCTTGACTCCGATCGTTTTCTAACAGAAGCATATAACAAATTCCTTCGTTAATACCGGAACAGGCGGCACTCCCACTCAGGGAATGCCGCCTGTTATTGCTCTTTTTTAGTAAAATGGCCTGAGCACAAGTGTCAGCAACACCGCAACAGCAGACAGCCCCATTGTCCACTGCCCCAGTCCTACTGATCCCCGGCGCACCGCCACATACCCGAGTACAAATGCCGAGATGCCGAGAATGAACGGCATCATCAGAAAAGCTAACAGCGCCAGAATCAAACCGAGTGTTCCCGGAAGAATTCCGCCTTCCTGCCGCACTTCATTCGTTTCCATACCTGCGCTTTGGCCAAACCCACGCTCTGCTCTATGCAAATGTGGTGTTATCTCACCGGCAATTTCTTCCCGGTACGGATAACGAAAAGGAATAACGTTGTCACGTCGTTTTCGGTGCTTCGCCACCGCTTTATCCCTCATTTCAGCTCAGGATCGGATACAAATCACATTACAAACCGCTTTTCGGTCTGAATGTATGACAACACGTACCGCTTGAACTGTCTGCGAGTTCCTTACGATCTGTAGAAACCCCGATGTCACCAAATTCCTCCGTATAGTTCACCTGTGCGTTCTGATCAATATCAACCATAATGGCACTAGCCGTACAGTCATTGCCTTGCTTCCAGAAGTCGCAGTTTGATACGCTGCATTTGACGCCCTGTGGCATGTACAATCCCTCCTCATAAATAACCCCTGAAGAGACGAGACAAACCGTAATAAGCCCCATCCCCTCATATGTAGATTGCACTGCTGTCCAGTTCGGCATGCTTCCATGTTATTCCCAGCCTGCTTAGCTCCTGTTGGCGCAGGTAATGCCAATTCCGGCCAGTAATTTACTCCCGACTGCAAGCATCGCTTCATCAATCGTAAAGCGCGGATGATGGTGGCTGTATGCTGCCTCCTCATTACGAATGCCCAAGAAAAAATAAGCACCAGGTACCTGCTGCAAGTAGTAGGAGAAGTCCTCTCCTGCCATGCTTGGCACAGCCACATCCACTTTATCCGCTCCCATTATGGTACGCCCCACCTGTTCTACGATCGCGTTCATCTCCGGGTCGTTGACGACAGACGGATCACCTTTTACATATTCAAACGAAGCGCTTGCTCCAAATGACGCACACGCCCCGTTCATCACTCGTTCAATCAAGCCTGGAATCTGCTCCTGGACATCGGGGTGAAAATAACGAACCGTTCCCTGAATCATCGCCGTATCCGGAATAATGTTATACGTATCACCCGCATGTATTTGACCCACACTGATTACGGCCGGATAGAGCGGATTTAACGAACGACTTACAACGGTCTGCAATTGGGTAACGAGATGTGCCGCTATGACGATCGGGTCTGTTGTCAGATGCGGCATTGAGCCATGTCCTCCGACCCCTTGAATTCGGATCGTAAATGAATCCGATCCTGCCATGATCGGACCCGGGCATGCTTCCATCCGACCACTGTCTACATTTTGCCACAAATGAAGTCCGAAAATCGCATCCACATCTTCAAGCACACCAGCTTCTACAAGCTCGCGTGCGCCACCCGGCACCACTTCCTCCGCATGTTGAAACACAAGCTTAATTCGGCCTGCAAAATCACCCGCCAGCGCGACAAGTGCCTTGGCTGCTCCAAGTAAAATCGCAGTGTGCCCATCATGGCCGCATGCATGCATCACGCCTGGTGTCTCAGAAGCAAACGGAAGCCCTGTCTCTTCCTCAATCGGAAGGGC
It contains:
- a CDS encoding group I truncated hemoglobin gives rise to the protein MASLYERLGGQEAIQQVVDVFYKRILADETVAHFFDNTDMEKQRRHQAMFISFATGGPNQYSGQSMEKAHQGMNIQHDQFMAIVNHLVASLKEFNVGEEDIQELVAKLAPMEPSIVGQ
- the phaR gene encoding polyhydroxyalkanoic acid synthase subunit PhaR; protein product: MNNKMPFDPFAMWKDMYDKTESHWSKAVDESMRKEDFSEWMGQFLSMYLQYQNMIKQSTENYLEQANMPSRADISNLASLIVNLEAKVDDLEEMIEEDLAHQINNLNVTREVNRLKTDVKNLDKKLDEVIILLKESTTREVISPVVAEAAVTKEVAQEEK
- a CDS encoding DUF1540 domain-containing protein, which produces MPQGVKCSVSNCDFWKQGNDCTASAIMVDIDQNAQVNYTEEFGDIGVSTDRKELADSSSGTCCHTFRPKSGL
- a CDS encoding MaoC family dehydratase, whose translation is MNIYEQSKNVVEKSYADIHVGDKAELVRTIEDQDIVAFAELTGDVNPIHLDDEFAKTTFFKGRIAHGMLTASYISTILGTQLPGTNTIYLSQNLKFKAPVKIGDTITVVAEVLEKRDDKKLIKLQTNVLNSNGKVVVEGEAMVMKME
- a CDS encoding cysteine desulfurase family protein, translating into MIYFDNSATTQPHPDVVRAFADAASRFFGNPSSLHDLGGKAAQLLEQARKVAADCLSVQPGEIVFTSGGTESNNTALKGVAWQHRGRGKHIITSQVEHASVYETCRQLEEMGYSITYVPTDSKGRVHPEDVKQALRDDTILVSIMHVNSELGTVQPIEEIGKMLADYPKVVFHVDAVQSFGKLSLKPGQWGVDLLSLSAHKFHGLRGCGLLYIRRGLKLSPLVIGGGQEGGVRSGTENVPGIVAMAKAMRLQHEKIAAHAKHMRKLRQRLIDGLTPLAYCAVNGPGRDDACAAPHIVNFSFPGVKAEVVLHALEKRDIYVSTRSACSSKQNKPSRVLIAAGVDEERAKSALRVSFCADNIEAEVDCFLTAVEDIVPNLAKIMRV
- a CDS encoding 3-oxoacyl-ACP reductase — encoded protein: MVKIDGKVAIVTGGSRGIGSAIAKELAAHGVKVVINYNSSSEAAEAVVKEIEQAGGTAFASQADVSDAAQARVLVEETIAKFGQLDILVNNAGITRDRTFRKITEEDWSSVIDTNLSSVYNTTAAGLEHIQKSDAGRIINISSIIGQAGGFGQTNYAAAKAGMIGFTKSLALELARGTTTVNAICPGFIDTEMVQAIPDNVREQIVAKIPQRRFGAPEEIARGVLFLCRDGEYITGQQLNINGGMYM
- the phaQ gene encoding poly-beta-hydroxybutyrate-responsive repressor, which encodes MSAREDNSQSDQSAREEKTINSTPKNLMVPFLLLSLRGWNVHGYELIQQLIKFGFPSIDQGNVYRTLRQLEKENMVKSEWDTSTGGPAKRIYSLTDAGEQYLNTWASSLEQYQLMLDRFFNMYAGFFIPSKPDQSKEEK
- the mtnA gene encoding S-methyl-5-thioribose-1-phosphate isomerase gives rise to the protein MPKTYEPLQSVKWENGELVLLDQTKLPETTDYMTLTTVKQVWDAIERLNVRGAPAIGITAAYGVYVAVRKSEAETSEALLEEVKKQAAYLATSRPTAVNLFWALDRMTATARRAQAEGQTPEQMKEMLLTEAQRIQKEDEEVCRSIGEYALTLFEDGMGVLTHCNAGGLATAKYGTATAPMYLAHEKGWRLKVFADETRPVLQGARLTAYELQQAGIDVTLICDNMAAKVMGNGWVQAVIVGTDRVAANGDVANKIGTYGLAVLAKAHNIPFYVAAPLSSIDLGTPTGEQIPIEEREADEIIRGLGRQVAPADIKVYNPAFDVTPNEYVTAVITEKGIVRAPYTENLRRLFGQK
- the thiI gene encoding tRNA uracil 4-sulfurtransferase ThiI encodes the protein MQYEHILIRYGELALKKRNRGEFETQLVRNIRKNLKGSFPNVQVERTFGRLYLSLHGEPYEKVAERLQNIFGIHSFSPVRFVEEFELEVIQKAALEVMLDANPAPRTFKVITKRPNKQFPHRSQEMNRHVGGYVLRNMPDLKVDVHNPDVELIVEIRTNGTFISCRTIKGAGGLPTGSGGKAMLMLSGGIDSPVAGWKTMRRGVRIEGVHFHSYPFTSERAKQKVVDLTRILSKYSGGMKLHIVPFTEIQTEIRKHCPEHYTITIMRRFMMRIAEKLAEKNGALAIATGESLGQVASQTMESMYTINHVIDTPVIRPLVAMDKEEIIEIAHKIGTYETSILPFEDCCTVFVPKSPVTKPKVDVAERCEVPLDIEKLVEDAVNNVESLWIDPAEPEVEHDFF
- a CDS encoding M20 metallopeptidase family protein, which encodes MAETANDVHGRIEAVVNEQTAWITEVRRYLHRYPELSHQESKTVVYIRKQLESMGLTTSTYTGKDVIAYIDGNRPGKTVALRADIDALPIEEETGLPFASETPGVMHACGHDGHTAILLGAAKALVALAGDFAGRIKLVFQHAEEVVPGGARELVEAGVLEDVDAIFGLHLWQNVDSGRMEACPGPIMAGSDSFTIRIQGVGGHGSMPHLTTDPIVIAAHLVTQLQTVVSRSLNPLYPAVISVGQIHAGDTYNIIPDTAMIQGTVRYFHPDVQEQIPGLIERVMNGACASFGASASFEYVKGDPSVVNDPEMNAIVEQVGRTIMGADKVDVAVPSMAGEDFSYYLQQVPGAYFFLGIRNEEAAYSHHHPRFTIDEAMLAVGSKLLAGIGITCANRS
- the phaP gene encoding polyhydroxyalkanoic acid inclusion protein PhaP, coding for MAVNKKAEKESVTVQATTQQNPNIVDAVWDGWMNSVKTIYAYQREIENITLQTLDRQKELWTKTAENIEKTEQELKKFLEEAKFTYQSNVKNVGGEQAGQIVQDWLGRLDEISSRIQQLTWTPGKASINVINKSQEQLELSVKSLIEQQQRTREEVQNLVDNFLGQVKSTQKGLINSLEANKNNTINLFK
- the phaC gene encoding class III poly(R)-hydroxyalkanoic acid synthase subunit PhaC, with amino-acid sequence MSTPVLKDWEEILNSMPEEAKRTYRRFQRATEVLTTEAEPQVGLTPKEVIWTKNKTKLYRYMPAAPKQHRIPLLMVYALINKPYILDLSPGNSLIEYLVNQGFDVYLLDWGTPSLEDRNMKLDDYIMDYIPRAVRKVLKTSGADEVSLLGYCMGGTMTSIFAALHPHLPIRNIVFMTSPFDFADAGLFTNWLDEKYFNLDKMVDTLGVIPPEMIDFGNKMLKPIVNFYGPYVSLVDRAENENFVNGWKLMQKWVNDGIPFPGEAFRQWIREFYQHNKLLKGELIVRGRQVDLSNITANVLNIAAERDHIAIPHQVKALMNVISSEDKTYAEMPTGHVSVCFGRQAINKTYPTVGNWLAERSQ